From Brassica rapa cultivar Chiifu-401-42 chromosome A06, CAAS_Brap_v3.01, whole genome shotgun sequence:
tttttttttacaagcaAGATGAATGTTGCAGATGCTGATTTTGGTTTAGCTCAAAACCGGGGTTACTGGTATAATTTTTATTGAACCGTGTAAACTTTCAAATTTTCAGAATTGTTGGACCGGGATGTGAATCCGTTGTTGGAGAGGAAATGGTACGTATATGGAGTAGTGATGGCACTATTGATGTGGATAGTGGGAGTCATGAGGCTAACCAAGAACATGCCGAGGAGACTCGCCAAGGCCAATGTGTACCCAGATGGAGTGAGGGTTATGCCGACGCAGGAGTATATGGCGATGGCGAAGAAGATGGCTGATCTTGAGGAGAAATACGATTCCGTGGATGCTCAGGCTGTGGTTTATCGGGAGAAGGAGAAGGTTCTCGACGCTGCACTTGGTTGTGTTGACCAGCTTCAGCTTCAGTTGTCCGAAACCAAGAAGGTGCTCTTTCTCTCACTGTTTTCTTGTTCTGTTTTGTGATTGCTCTTCTTTGTAGGCGCTGGACGAGACAATGACGCGGCAACATGAGATGATGG
This genomic window contains:
- the LOC103828062 gene encoding phosphatidylinositol/phosphatidylcholine transfer protein SFH2: MLSLSRCLSMRELCRSLSLLLSLVCLLISRNLIMADTIVAHIDQQNNLELLDRDVNPLLERKWYVYGVVMALLMWIVGVMRLTKNMPRRLAKANVYPDGVRVMPTQEYMAMAKKMADLEEKYDSVDAQAVVYREKEKVLDAALGCVDQLQLQLSETKKALDETMTRQHEMMALIEKKKKKKRKFLLKGCFGGVSSASSL